The Planctomycetota bacterium genome includes a region encoding these proteins:
- a CDS encoding GNAT family N-acetyltransferase translates to MAAEVCKRRSDDAEVADFLAGQDTYLFQEPVWGQVLSSLGHEAAYYCLEDGGRIVLAQPVLHMRLGFFHLLYGGLPYGFAVGDLSRYQELTAGMARTARAEGVHRIRLSRCACDPDITPAGHVPQEHLQHVLHFGGRSEEEVWRDLKRRVRHDVRVAQGRGVVVKDAVGEADRDTIFRMYCQTMARNRTYIVWPRALIEEVWRLLVEPGRGEMMISWHDGEPLAAMITFYDGPRCFAFLGASSGTKRNLRPNDALFWEAMKRAMARGCQDFDFMMSSRDDCALIAFKDKWGATRYPFLFFEKDLAWLRCWVWNLAFRAARTRPGGAVLRWLRR, encoded by the coding sequence TTGGCAGCCGAGGTCTGCAAGCGCCGGTCGGACGACGCCGAGGTTGCCGATTTCCTGGCCGGTCAGGACACCTACCTCTTTCAGGAGCCGGTCTGGGGCCAAGTCCTTTCCTCCCTCGGCCACGAGGCGGCCTACTATTGCCTCGAAGACGGGGGGCGGATCGTCCTGGCGCAGCCGGTGCTGCACATGCGGCTGGGGTTTTTCCACCTGCTGTACGGCGGGCTGCCGTACGGTTTCGCCGTCGGCGACCTTTCGCGGTACCAGGAACTAACGGCCGGAATGGCCCGCACGGCGCGCGCCGAGGGCGTTCACCGCATCCGCCTGAGCCGCTGCGCCTGTGACCCCGACATCACCCCTGCCGGCCACGTTCCCCAGGAACACCTCCAGCACGTGCTGCATTTCGGTGGGCGGTCGGAGGAGGAGGTGTGGCGGGATTTGAAGCGGCGGGTTCGGCACGATGTGCGCGTGGCGCAAGGGCGCGGGGTGGTTGTCAAGGATGCGGTCGGCGAGGCCGACCGCGACACCATCTTCCGCATGTACTGCCAGACGATGGCGCGGAACCGGACGTATATCGTCTGGCCGCGGGCGCTGATAGAAGAAGTCTGGCGGCTGCTGGTGGAGCCGGGCCGAGGCGAGATGATGATCTCCTGGCACGACGGCGAGCCGCTTGCCGCCATGATCACCTTCTACGACGGGCCTCGGTGCTTCGCGTTCCTCGGCGCTTCGAGCGGGACGAAGCGGAACCTTCGGCCGAATGACGCGCTCTTCTGGGAGGCGATGAAGCGGGCGATGGCGCGCGGATGCCAAGACTTCGATTTCATGATGTCCTCCCGCGACGATTGCGCGCTCATCGCCTTCAAGGACAAATGGGGGGCGACGCGCTATCCGTTTCTTTTTTTCGAGAAGGACCTGGCCTGGCTGCGGTGCTGGGTGTGGAACCTGGCGTTCCGGGCGGCGCGCACCCGGCCGGGAGGCGCGGTCCTGCGCTGGCTCCGGCGATAG